GGGGCCGGCTGAACTTGGCTGTCCTGTCCAGGCTGGCCTGCCTATTCCTGAAACGGGGGGCCGATCTGGGAGCCCGAGACTCTGAAGGCAGAGACCCCCTGACCATCGCCGTGGAAACAGCCAACGCTGACATCGTCACTCTGTGAGGATGCCTGAAGAGGCGGGGCTAGCGCTTGCACTATCCACTTGGGCGGGGCTAACGCCGAGACCCCTGCGTGCTAggcggggcctggggaggggaggggccagctCAAGGACCAGACGTTGAAAGGATGCTCCAAGTGTTGACCGAGGCTTGGAGTAGGAAGGGGGGAGGGCAGGGTCCGAGGAAGGTGAGTTTATTCTGAGAGAGGCATCATTCATTAACATTGTTGTCAGGCGTCTTTAAAGCACTAGACCCTGGGGAAACAGGTGAATGAAACAGCCCAGCTCAAAGGATAGGAGTTGGGGCGGGGCGAGTGAGGAGAATGTCATTCATTCCTTAATTCCTTCCCCTTCAGGCTGCGATTGGCAAAGATGAGGGAGGTCGATGCGGCCCAGGGCCAGGCTGGTAaagtaccccccacccccctctctccccacacaacattgtaattctgGGCTTCTGGCCGCTGGTGACCCGTCCCCAACCCCCTGTGTCCAGCTTCATTGATTAATtacatcatttattcaacaagtatgtaTTGGGCGCATCCTACGCGCCGGGTCCTTGAAACAGCAAAGAATAGGCGAGGGCGCCGCCCTGACGGTGCAGATGTCCCTTCCACCCACGCTGGAAGCGCGTGCTCTTACCAGGCCGGGCTGTCCCTATTGTACTCTTCCGTGCTAGGGCCCAGCCACCCGGCATcccagcccttcctccctcccctcaggaGACGAGACGTATCTCGATATCTTCCGCGACTTCTCCCTCATGGCGTCCGACAACCCGGAGAAGCTGAGCCGGCGTAGCCATGACCTACACACGCTTTGATCCCAGGCCTTCGAGGGCCCGcaccccccatccctgcccttccCACCGCCCGCCCTTTTCTATTAAAGCCTTTGTGCTTTGCTCTTCAAAGTTCATTTATTGGGCATCCCCGTCGAGCGGGTGAGGTGTAGGACACTGAGGCTTCTGGGGTGCAGGAGCGATTGGGAGTTTGCGAACTGGAGTCACTCGAGGGGCGATTCCCGGGGAGTGAACTGGGAGCTTCGGCCTCGGCCTGAGTGCCGGGCGGCTCTGAGGCGGGGCTCGCGGGCTCAGGAGACGTGGTCAGACCCGTCAGGCCCGGCAGAGGCCGCTTGCGTGGGCTGGGTCCAGCCTTCTCTGGGGGGAATGGGGGGTGCTGGCATAGGACCGGGATGGAGAGGCTGGCTCGGGCCACCCCAGCCCGGAAGCATCCCTGGAATGCGGCAACTCAGCACCCGCCCCTTGGGGAATTCCCTGCGGGAGCGACTAAAAAGGAGCTAGTCCCCAACCCCCGAcggctgggcctcagtttttttaGCGGCCGGATAGGAGACGCCGGCCCCCGCCGAGTTGCAGACGTGAGGTCGGGCACACCTAGGGGCCGGCGGGGCCGTTGCGGCCACATCCTTAACGACGCGCCTGAGTCACCCCCCGGACCCCACCCGCGCTAGCGCCCGCCAGTCCAGCCCGTCAGCCCCGTCTCTCCGGTTCGCCACTCCGCTTCCACCACCACCGGAGCCGCGCGctccgggcgggggcggggcgcccAGGGGGCGGGGCTGCCTCTTAAAGGGCCCCCGGCCGCTGCCCTTAGGCCACCTCCTTGGGGCGGAGAGTACTTAAGCGGCTGCGGCGAAAGCCGGAGAAGGCGGCGGCGCCAGGTCCCGAGACTCCCAGCTGCTTCCATAGGAGTCCTAGGACACTCCCAGCTCGGATTGAGCGTGTATCTTCGCTCCCCAGCCGATACAGAGGCACCTCCACCATCGGCTCCGGTCAGCCTCGCCTCCTTCTCCTGGGACCAGCGTCggagccaggccaggccaggcctctGACTGGCCCCCGGAGCCCTGCGTGGACTCTCCCACGGTGACAGCGGTCTGCCCGAGAAGCTGGTCCCTTCAGAGTCGGCCTTGTGCTCGCCACCGTCACCTGCTGGTTGGATTGCGGAAACCCACTGTCTGAAGACCACAGAAAGGAGTCGCCGACCACCCAGAATCGGATGCGTCTGGACCTAAATCTCCCGTCCCTCTCTGACCTCCCTCTGCCCGTTTCATCCGTTCTCTCAACCTTTCCGGCGTTTCTGTGCCCGGAAACCATCCTCCACCACCCAGGTAGCTGGGGTGAGCCCCCAATCTTGCTGCCTTGTACTTCAACCTGAGCCTCCGACCCAGAGACAGTCTGAACCTTACGACCCAATTCTGCACACATCCAGGAagttctgccttttcttctctttcggTGTCTTCGATACTCCTCaaaatttctcctcctcctgtgcCCTCCTCGCCCCCCTCCTTTGGGGGCCCCGTGACCCTGAATGTCGGGGGCACGCTATATTCCACTACTTTGGAGACCCTGACTCGATTCCCAGACTCCATGCTGGGGGCCATGTTTAGGGCCGGTACTCCCATGACCCCCAACCTCAATCCCCAGGGAGGCGGCCACTACTTTATCGACCGAGATGGCAAGGCCTTCCGGCACATCCTCAATTTCCTACGGCTGGGCCGCCTGGACCTGCCCTGTGGATACGGGGAGACAGCGCTTCTCAGGGCAGAGGCTGACTTTTACCAGATCCGGCCCCTCCTGGATGCCCTGCGGGAACTGGAGGCCTCTCAGGGGACCCCGGCACCCACAGCCGCCCTGCTCCACGCAGATGTAGATAGCAGCCCCCGCCTGGTGCACTTCTCTGCTCGTCGGGGCCCACACCACTATGAGCTGAGCTCTGTCCAGGTGGACACCTTCCGGGCCAACCTCTTCTGCACCGACCCTGAGTGTCTGGGTGCCATGCGTGCCCGATTTGGTGTGGCCAATGAGGACAGGGCAGAGGGAGGCCCACACTTTCATCTGGAATGGGCCCCCTGCCCTGCAGAGCTCCCCGAGGTGGAGTACAGGAGACTGGGGCTGCAGCCGCTGTGGACTGGGGGGCCAGGAGAGCGACGGGAGGTGGTGGGCACTccgggcttcctggaggaggtgctgcGGGTGGCCCTGGAGCATGGCTTCCGTCTCGACTCCGTCTTCCCTGACCCCGAAGACCTGCTCAACTCCCGATCTCTGCGCTTTGTCCGGCACTAGGAACTGAGAACTAGGAATGCTGCCTTCAATTTGACTGTGTGGGCGAGGGGGGGTTAGAAAGAATGGGTCAGTAAAGAGGGTGAAGTCTCTCCTGAGCCTCTTCCTAGCTCTGCTCCTGGAGCTGTGAGAGTCAGGGGCCCCGTTGCACCTGACTGGAGCCCAGATGTGGGCAGGAATCCCCAAACCAGAGAGAGCCCAAGGGCTCATGAGACCAGAGGGTCTGGACTGGTGCTAATCCTGGGAGGGGTGGAGAAGCTTCCCTGGCTGGTCCTCGCCTGAGCCTGGGGACCTTTGGTGTTTCCTTGCTTGGAGCTTAGTATCCAGGGTCTGGAAAAGTGGGCATGCTTCTCTGCCCAGGCTAGGCTTAGCAGAACCATGGAGGGACAGTGGGGTCTGGGGGAAATGAGAGACTTTAGATTGCTCTAATGTGGTCTTCTGGACTGTGACTTCTCCTGGAGCtggtggcctggcctggcctgaccAATGATAGGTCAGAACACTCTGAAACACGGGAAGGGAGATTCTTTGCTGTGTTCCAAGCCACCActgagggagacagaaaggactACACCCCATCCTAGCTTGGCACAAGGGAGCTAGGAGAATCCCCATTAACTATGGGGCTGGAGCATCCCTCTGGAGATCCAAGTGTTTTAAAGGATCCCATATTGATGGTGGGGCTGGCCATGGGGAGTAGCGGGGCATCTCCTTGCGTCctggccttccttccttcatGTGAACATGCCTGTTAGCCAGTGAGTCTGACTGATGCATGGGTCCCTGGCATCCTGGCTCCCATCCATGTCGCTGGAGGTGGTGTCTGTGTGCTGGCTTTTCTGTGGTCTCTGCGTGTCCAGGCCTGTTTGGGGTTGCTCAGAAACTATTTTGGCACCAGGTGTGTCCGCGGTATGGGTGTGAGTAGACTGAGAATTAGGTTAAtcccaaggtgtgtgtgtgtacatgtgcttCACATCACCACGTAGGCAGGAGGGGCCTGCTGGGCTTTGAGTCACTAGGATCTTCTGGTGAGAAGTAAGAGAAGTCACTGGGCTTAGCTGGGCCTTGGAGGCCTGTATAGAACTCTCGGTTACTAAGGCAACAATGAGCCTGTTGCTAGGAGATAGCTGGGGAAGGCCCAAGGCTGCCCAGGGCAGAGAGGAGATGAACAGAAGAGTTTGAGAGAGTGGGGGAGGATATGGAAAGGGATGGGATACTCACAAACAACTTCTTCACTGGGGGAGTCACTTATTATTTATCACTGGTCATGATttacaagaagaaaattaaagttgcTTTTGGAACCACAAACTCGTAAAGGCTGCTGAGGGCTAGGTTGGGAGTGCAGCAGAAGACCTGCTTTCTCTGTCCATGTCCCACTAGAGGTTCCTTCCTCTGGCCCCAGTTCCTTGGGCCCCAGGTTTACCCCAGTCAGTCAGGGATGGAGCAGTGGCACTGTTCTGGAATGTTCTAGAGACTCCAACTGTTCTGGAACACTCTAGAACCTCCAGGCAAAGGACTGGAACCAGGATCACAGAGCATTCTAAGGCCTTCCCAGCCTACGTGGGGCCAGCCCCCGCTCCGGAACCCGCAGCGGGCCTCATGTGGATGCTGGCActaggtgggatcttcctggcagCCGCCCAGGCCTGTGTCCTCTGCCGCTTCCCAGACCATGACTTGTCGGGCCGCCTGGCTCAGCTTTGCAGCCAGATGGAGGCCCAGTGGAAGGACTGTGAAGTCTCCTGGAACTTCTCGGCCTTTGCCTTAGGTAAGATCAGACATCCAGGGATGGGCTCAGCAACAGTCACCCCTGTGCCCTAAGGGGGCTGCATGTGGCCTCCCAGCTGTGCCTCTCAGCCATCTTCTCAGTCCACTGGCCTCTCTGGACACACTGGCCTCTCCCTCTGGGAGAGCTTCTTCAAACCCTGGGAAAGTCAGGAAAGGCCCCAGAACCTCCTTCTGGGCCAATGAGGGAATCTCGCCCGGTCCTTATCCATCTCCACAGATGATGCATCCTTGAAAAAAGTCACAGAGAAGACTCACAGAGTCCTGAGGGTCATGGGTGAGGTCGAGGGGGAGGTACCACATAGGGGCTTGGATGGCACCAAGGAGGGGgttgggaggagggggctggggaggcagggaagggtggtgggtgggtggagacagGAGGGCGTGATGGGGAGGCGCTGGGTGAAGGTGTGGAGGTGAACCGGCCCTGCTGAGACCCCGGGCACTAAAGCTGCTCTCTGCCTTCCCAGAGATCAAAGGGTCTCTCTCCTCACTCCTTTCATATTGGAAATGGCTTCAAAAGACCAAGCTCCCAGAATACAACAGGGAAGGTACCGATGCGGGGAGGAATCAAGGGGTGCCTAGGTCCTCAGGCAAAGGAGTGTGTGGCTGAGCCCATCCACCCCCATCCTCCTTGTCTTTCATTTCAGCTCTCTGTGCTCCCGCCTGCCGTGAGTAGGAAAGGGAAGGGGTAGCAAGGGCCAGGGGCCTCGGGGGACCTGAGGAGAGCCTGCAGTTTGGGGAGGAAGTGTGGGACTCTCGCAGGGTTCAGCGAAGCTTCCCGCCCCAGAGCTGGTCCTGCTGTCTCCTGCAGGGGGCAGCACCATCCTGTACAACTgctccacctgccagggcttcgaGGTGTACTGCTGGCCCCGAAAGCGCTGCTTCCCAggtcctcactccccacccctgcctcaccCCGCCCAGATCTCTGAGCTGTTAGGCTACCCCAGCATCGATGGGTGTGGTCCCCGGGATCATTCACTGCCTCCTGGGGTCCCTGCAGGAAGTCACGATCTTTGGGAAGCCAGGATTCTGCTGCTCTTCGTCTCCGGAGCCACCCTCCTCCTGGGTATTCTGAGCTTCGCGGTGGAGTGAGTTGGGGGATAAGGGCCAGAAACAGCCTCACTACCTCCGACCCATCAGTacctttccccaccccccatccttcctctttccctcccagccccctccccttccctgccctgggctcccacCCTCTGTCTTCCCTCAGGTACAGCCACCTCCAAGCAAACAGTGACTTGTGAAGACGAGGACACATCTTAGCCTCCAGTTCTAAGGAGCATGTACCCACAACTTCCACTTCTctcgtggggtggggtgggggggggagggggcaacCAGACGCTTAGTTCCAGCCCCAACGGTTCAGTCTTCCAGACCCTGATACCCAGACATCCCCACAATCCCAGCGTCAGATGGCCTCCAGGGACCCAGGCACCCACAGCTGGAAAGTTCCTCCCCTCCAGTCCTCAACCAATCAGACAGAGGCAGTCACCGTGCCAGGAAAATATCTACAGAAGGAAAGAATCCCCTCCATACACACTCCCACTACCACACCCCCTTCTGCCTGTTCCCGGAAAGCAGGGGCTGTCTGCCCCAGAAGCTCCTCTTGGCCCTCCTGTGACTGATTGGGAATCCGGGAATGAGTGTTCTGGAAAAGTCCCTCCCCCTAGAGTGAGACCACATCAGTCAGCCTGCTGGCATGCTACCCTTCCATTTAATACTGTGAAGACTCCCACAGAGGCCCAACTAAACCTGTTGTCAAATGGCCTCGACCTCTGCCTGGCCTCTGTCTGCgactggggagggcagagggagcgCGGGAGTCTCTTgtagcccagtggttctcagctggggggggtgggtggaTTTTGCACGCGATGAGACGTTTGGCAatatatctggagacattttttttttttttttttttagatgttgggggtaggagtttagttatttatttttgctgtgttgggtcttcgtttctgtgcgagggctttctctagttgtggcaagcggggggccactcttcatcgcgttgcgcgggcctctcactatcgcggcctctcttgttgcggagcacaggctccagagacacaggctcagtagttgtggctcacgggcctagttgctccgcagcatgtgggatcctcccagaccagggctcgaacctgtgtcccctgcattagcaggcagattctcaaccactgtgccaccagggaagccctggagacatttttgattgttttgATTGGGGGTTTTGAGgatgtgctactggcatctagtaggcaGAGACCAGGGATGCCGCTAAATATCCAAAAATGCCCGGGAAAGTCCTCCACAACAAAGAGCTATTGTGCGTGTCTGAAGCGTCAGCAGTGAGTGGTTGAGAGACCCTGGTATTTGGTCCTTTGGCTATCAGGAGTTTGGGTTTGGGGGATGGGAGATGGGACATGAAAAGAGAGGCCTATCACCAACCGTAAGTCTCAGCCCGAGGACCTAGGCCGGCCTTCACCTAGCGCCGTGGTTTACAAACTGGGTCCCTAGAGGCTCCCAGTTCTCAACCAGCTGGACATTGGAGTCATCTGGGCAACTTTAAAAACTACCTGTTGCTGGGCCTCATCTCCAGAGATTCTGAGTTTAGTGGTCTCATATGGGGCTTCAGTTAATCTAACTTACAGCCAGGGTTAGAACCACTGTTTGGGGGATCCATTAAGGTcctggggatggagaggggaaTGCTTACCCCTCCCAGGAGAACACCTTCTATTTTGTTCTACACATTCTAGTCCAGTCTGTTCATTTTACACCAAAAAATGAGAccctgagatcacacagccaggTCGTACAACTTGCCCGAGATCATACAAtgattcatacattcattcattcgacaaataCTAAGGGATTGCCGGTCACGTGCCAGGCAGCGTTGCTGCCCGTACTGGGGTGAGAAACCCTCTCCCGACTGCCCAGGCACCACAGCTCTCCTCTGGTTTGCGGTAGCTGCCTCACACCCTCTTAGGCTGTGCCCTCTTTCCAGGCTCAACACTTTGGAGCTGTCCTTGTTTTCATACCCAATGTGCAGTGGGCCAACCGTTCTGTCCATTCCTGAAGGATTTCTATCCCATCtgtctcctcctcctgctctATGGCCCCCAGCCCACTCTAGAACCCTCTCGTCGTGGACCCCAGTCTCCCAGATGTGCATCTGACTCTGCCCATGCCCCTCAAATCCACTGCACCCTCAGTGGCCACACTGGTCTTCTTAAAACTCCACATCGCTCAAACGTCCTGTCCAGTATCAAATGATGCTTAAAAACTTGGGCTCTGGAGTTGGGCTGCCCgatttcaaatcctggctctggttCTTACtggaccttgggaaagtcatttaatttctctcttcctgtttcctcATGTTTTAAATGCAGATCATATATTTCCTTGATTCCatggcttttttttctcttttttttctgtttacattTGAACATCTCTGAAGAACCCATCTTAAATTGAAGACATGTCATGGCATAATGGTATATATTACAATTGATGATATCTTAAATTCAACCCAGCGGTACTGACCTTACAGAATTACTGCGAGGTCCAAATCAGTTCATATAAAATCCTTGGGACTGTGCCCAACGTGTAATGGGCCCTCATTAAGTATCAGCCATTATAATCTCTTACTTAAAACCTTCCCTAGCTCTTCCTTGCCTGCAGAGTATAGAGTTGGCCCTTGACCCTGACATTCAAGGCTCTCCATCAGCAGCTCCCACCATCTTATATAGTCATCAGGCCAGAAATGCCCAAACACAGAACTGGAATCTCCCTTGAATGCCccacaggcatctcaaactccACACGTGTCCACCTCCCTCAGACACGCCTTCCTCCTGACCCCACCCCCTCCTGGAATCTCTCAGGCTTAATGGCAGTGCCCACAGTGTCATGGG
The genomic region above belongs to Phocoena phocoena chromosome 19, mPhoPho1.1, whole genome shotgun sequence and contains:
- the KCTD11 gene encoding BTB/POZ domain-containing protein KCTD11; translation: MLGAMFRAGTPMTPNLNPQGGGHYFIDRDGKAFRHILNFLRLGRLDLPCGYGETALLRAEADFYQIRPLLDALRELEASQGTPAPTAALLHADVDSSPRLVHFSARRGPHHYELSSVQVDTFRANLFCTDPECLGAMRARFGVANEDRAEGGPHFHLEWAPCPAELPEVEYRRLGLQPLWTGGPGERREVVGTPGFLEEVLRVALEHGFRLDSVFPDPEDLLNSRSLRFVRH
- the TMEM95 gene encoding sperm-egg fusion protein TMEM95 isoform X1 codes for the protein MWMLALGGIFLAAAQACVLCRFPDHDLSGRLAQLCSQMEAQWKDCEVSWNFSAFALDDASLKKVTEKTHRVLRVMEIKGSLSSLLSYWKWLQKTKLPEYNREALCAPACRGSTILYNCSTCQGFEVYCWPRKRCFPGSHDLWEARILLLFVSGATLLLGILSFAVEYSHLQANSDL
- the TMEM95 gene encoding sperm-egg fusion protein TMEM95 isoform X2 is translated as MWMLALGGIFLAAAQACVLCRFPDHDLSGRLAQLCSQMEAQWKDCEVSWNFSAFALDDASLKKVTEKTHRVLRVMEIKGSLSSLLSYWKWLQKTKLPEYNREALCAPACRGSTILYNCSTCQGFEVYCWPRKRCFPGSLGSQDSAALRLRSHPPPGYSELRGGVQPPPSKQ